A stretch of Malus sylvestris chromosome 11, drMalSylv7.2, whole genome shotgun sequence DNA encodes these proteins:
- the LOC126588777 gene encoding cell division control protein 48-like isoform X1, translated as MFSASSSANFDLTGSTSKKLDEQREIRELLHNFDPPMSISTRRQRRQAFKEKLQQGILRPGDTDVSFESFPYYLSDTTKKVLIASTLPNLRCSKFGKYFSSLPTGSPRILLSGPAGSEIYQETLAKALAKHFDARLLIVDSLLRHGVDESVSTHAIRELLSTHAMRELLEVLISLCGSGGDDIGNLAIGELLEAATNESKSLPLIVFLKDIETVMVGNPDAYSVLKSKLENLPENVVVIGSHTQLDNRKEKDNLGGRLHERSKETPKTMKQVQLSQIFPNKVTMPQDEALLSDWKQQFERDVETLKSKYYIVAIHSVLNRVSVDCPDLESLCIKDLVLTTESVDKVVGWAVSHHLMHCSDALVKDDKLVISTDSLRHGLNILQGIQNENKSIKKSLKDVVTGNEFEKKLLADVIPPSDIGVSFDDIGALENVKDTLKELVMLPLQRPELFTKGQLTKPCKGILLFGPPGTGKTMLAKAVATEAAANFINISMSSITSEWFGEGEKYVKAVFSLASKIAPSVVFVDEVDSMLGRRENPGEHEAMRKMKNEFMVNWDGLRTKDKERVLVLAATNRPFDLDEAVIRRLPRRLMVNLPDAQNREKILRVVLAKEDLETDVDLEAVANMTDGYSGSDLKNLCVAAAHLPIREILEKEKKERSLALAENRPVPELYCSTDIRPLKMEDFKHAHEQVYASVSSESTNMSELLQWNDLYGEGRSRKKTSLSYFI; from the exons ATGTTTAGCGCTTCTTCTAGTGCCAATTTTGACTTGACTGGCAGCACTTCTAAAAAACTTGACGAGCAAAGGGAAATCAGAGAACTTCTTCACAACTTTGATCCTCCAATGTCTATATCAACTAGACGACAACGTCGACAAGCATTTAAAGAAAAACTGCAACAAGGAATTCTACGTCCTGGTGATACTGATGTCTCATTCGAAAGTTTTCCATATTACCTAAG TGATACAACAAAGAAGGTTTTGATTGCATCCACCCTCCCGAATTTGAGGTGTAGCAAGTTTGGAAAATATTTTTCATCACTACCTACCGGGAGCCCGCGCATATTATTATCTGGTCCAGCAG GTTCTGAGATATATCAGGAAACCTTGGCAAAGGCACTCGCGAAACATTTTGATGCTAGATTACTAATTGTAGATTCTCTTCTCCGGCATGGT GTTGATGAAAGTGTATCCACTCATGCAATCCGTGAACTTCTTTCCACTCATGCAATGCGTGAACTTCTTGAGGTACTCATCTCCTTGTGTGGTTCTGGAGGTGATGATATTGGCAATCTTGCAATCGGTGAACTTCTTGAG GCGGCAACCAATGAGAGTAAAAGTCTTCCTTTGATAGTGTTTTTGAAAGATATAGAAACGGTTATGGTAGGTAACCCAGATGCATATAGTGTCTTGAAGAGTAAGCTTGAAAACTTGCCAGAGAATGTTGTTGTGATCGGCTCTCATACCCAGTTGGACAATCGCAAGGAAAAG GATAACCTTGGGGGTAGGCTGCATGAGAGGAGCAAAGAAACTCCTAAAACTATGAAGCAAGTTCAACTCTCTCAGATTTTCCCCAACAAAGTGACCATGCCCCAG GATGAGGCTTTACTTTCGGACTGGAAGCAGCAGTTTGAACGTGatgttgaaactttgaaatCGAAGTATTATATTGTTGCCATTCACTCA GTTCTTAACCGAGTTTCTGTGGATTGCCCTGACCTTGAAAGTCTCTGCATTAAAGATCTAGTGCTTACAACTGAAA gtgttgacaaagtagtaggCTGGGCTGTTAGTCACCATCTTATGCATTGTTCAGACGCTTTAGTTAAAGATGACAAACTTGTTATTTCTACTGATAG TCTTAGGCATGGACTAAACATTCTACAAGGCATTCAAAACGAAAACAAGAGCATAAAGAAATCACTTAAG GATGTTGTTACTGgaaatgaatttgagaaaaaaCTTCTTGCTGATGTTATTCCACCGAGCGATATTGGGGTTAGTTTTGATGACATCGGGGCCTTGGAAAATGTGAAGGACACCCTAAAGGAGTTGGTGATGCTTCCACTTCAGAGGCCTGAATTATTTACCAAGGGACAGTTGACTAAG CCTTGTAAAGGAATCTTGCTATTTGGTCCCCCGGGTACTGGAAAGACTATGCTTGCGAAGGCTGTTGCAACTGAAGCTGCTGCAAACTTTATTAACATATCAATGTCAAGTATTACTTCAGAg TGGTTTGGGGAAGGAGAGAAGTACGTTAAAGCGGTGTTCTCCTTAGCTAGTAAAATTGCCCCTAgtgttgtttttgttgatgaG GTGGACAGCATGTTAGGCAGACGTGAAAATCCTGGGGAACATGAGGCTATGCgtaaaatgaaaaatgagttcATGGTTAACTGGGATGGTCTGCGTACAAAGGATAAAGAACGTGTATTGGTACTTGCTGCTACTAATAGGCCTTTTGACCTTGATGAGGCTGTTATTAGGAGGCTTCCGAGGAG ATTGATGGTGAACTTGCCAGATGCCCAGAACAGAGAAAAAATACTGAGAGTTGTATTGGCCAAAGAAGATTTGGAAACTGACGTTGATTTGGAGGCAGTTGCAAATATGACAGATGGGTATTCCGGAAGTGACTTAAAG AATCTGTGTGTTGCTGCAGCTCACCTCCCCATTAGGGAAATTTTAGAGAAGGAGAAAAAG GAGAGAAGTTTAGCTTTGGCGGAGAACAGACCTGTACCGGAGTTGTACTGCAGCACCGACATTCGTCCTTTGAAGATGGAGGACTTCAAACATGCGCATGAGCAG gtgtatgcaagtgtgtcttCGGAGTCGACAAACATGAGTGAGCTCCTCCAATGGAATGACCTATACGGCGAAGGCAGATCAAGAAAGAAGACGTCTCTCAGCTATTTTATATAG
- the LOC126588777 gene encoding cell division control protein 48-like isoform X2, whose amino-acid sequence MFSASSSANFDLTGSTSKKLDEQREIRELLHNFDPPMSISTRRQRRQAFKEKLQQGILRPGDTDVSFESFPYYLSDTTKKVLIASTLPNLRCSKFGKYFSSLPTGSPRILLSGPAGSEIYQETLAKALAKHFDARLLIVDSLLRHGVDESVSTHAIRELLSTHAMRELLEVLISLCGSGGDDIGNLAIGELLEVATNICTNVVQAATNESKSLPLIVFLKDIETVMVGNPDAYSVLKSKLENLPENVVVIGSHTQLDNRKEKDNLGGRLHERSKETPKTMKQVQLSQIFPNKVTMPQDEALLSDWKQQFERDVETLKSKYYIVAIHSVLNRVSVDCPDLESLCIKDLVLTTESVDKVVGWAVSHHLMHCSDALVKDDKLVISTDSLRHGLNILQGIQNENKSIKKSLKDVVTGNEFEKKLLADVIPPSDIGVSFDDIGALENVKDTLKELVMLPLQRPELFTKGQLTKPCKGILLFGPPGTGKTMLAKAVATEAAANFINISMSSITSEWFGEGEKYVKAVFSLASKIAPSVVFVDEVDSMLGRRENPGEHEAMRKMKNEFMVNWDGLRTKDKERVLVLAATNRPFDLDEAVIRRLPRRLMVNLPDAQNREKILRVVLAKEDLETDVDLEAVANMTDGYSGSDLKNLCVAAAHLPIREILEKEKKERSLALAENRPVPELYCSTDIRPLKMEDFKHAHEQVYASVSSESTNMSELLQWNDLYGEGRSRKKTSLSYFI is encoded by the exons ATGTTTAGCGCTTCTTCTAGTGCCAATTTTGACTTGACTGGCAGCACTTCTAAAAAACTTGACGAGCAAAGGGAAATCAGAGAACTTCTTCACAACTTTGATCCTCCAATGTCTATATCAACTAGACGACAACGTCGACAAGCATTTAAAGAAAAACTGCAACAAGGAATTCTACGTCCTGGTGATACTGATGTCTCATTCGAAAGTTTTCCATATTACCTAAG TGATACAACAAAGAAGGTTTTGATTGCATCCACCCTCCCGAATTTGAGGTGTAGCAAGTTTGGAAAATATTTTTCATCACTACCTACCGGGAGCCCGCGCATATTATTATCTGGTCCAGCAG GTTCTGAGATATATCAGGAAACCTTGGCAAAGGCACTCGCGAAACATTTTGATGCTAGATTACTAATTGTAGATTCTCTTCTCCGGCATGGT GTTGATGAAAGTGTATCCACTCATGCAATCCGTGAACTTCTTTCCACTCATGCAATGCGTGAACTTCTTGAGGTACTCATCTCCTTGTGTGGTTCTGGAGGTGATGATATTGGCAATCTTGCAATCGGTGAACTTCTTGAG GTGGCAACCAATATCTGCACCAATGTTGTGCAGGCGGCAACCAATGAGAGTAAAAGTCTTCCTTTGATAGTGTTTTTGAAAGATATAGAAACGGTTATGGTAGGTAACCCAGATGCATATAGTGTCTTGAAGAGTAAGCTTGAAAACTTGCCAGAGAATGTTGTTGTGATCGGCTCTCATACCCAGTTGGACAATCGCAAGGAAAAG GATAACCTTGGGGGTAGGCTGCATGAGAGGAGCAAAGAAACTCCTAAAACTATGAAGCAAGTTCAACTCTCTCAGATTTTCCCCAACAAAGTGACCATGCCCCAG GATGAGGCTTTACTTTCGGACTGGAAGCAGCAGTTTGAACGTGatgttgaaactttgaaatCGAAGTATTATATTGTTGCCATTCACTCA GTTCTTAACCGAGTTTCTGTGGATTGCCCTGACCTTGAAAGTCTCTGCATTAAAGATCTAGTGCTTACAACTGAAA gtgttgacaaagtagtaggCTGGGCTGTTAGTCACCATCTTATGCATTGTTCAGACGCTTTAGTTAAAGATGACAAACTTGTTATTTCTACTGATAG TCTTAGGCATGGACTAAACATTCTACAAGGCATTCAAAACGAAAACAAGAGCATAAAGAAATCACTTAAG GATGTTGTTACTGgaaatgaatttgagaaaaaaCTTCTTGCTGATGTTATTCCACCGAGCGATATTGGGGTTAGTTTTGATGACATCGGGGCCTTGGAAAATGTGAAGGACACCCTAAAGGAGTTGGTGATGCTTCCACTTCAGAGGCCTGAATTATTTACCAAGGGACAGTTGACTAAG CCTTGTAAAGGAATCTTGCTATTTGGTCCCCCGGGTACTGGAAAGACTATGCTTGCGAAGGCTGTTGCAACTGAAGCTGCTGCAAACTTTATTAACATATCAATGTCAAGTATTACTTCAGAg TGGTTTGGGGAAGGAGAGAAGTACGTTAAAGCGGTGTTCTCCTTAGCTAGTAAAATTGCCCCTAgtgttgtttttgttgatgaG GTGGACAGCATGTTAGGCAGACGTGAAAATCCTGGGGAACATGAGGCTATGCgtaaaatgaaaaatgagttcATGGTTAACTGGGATGGTCTGCGTACAAAGGATAAAGAACGTGTATTGGTACTTGCTGCTACTAATAGGCCTTTTGACCTTGATGAGGCTGTTATTAGGAGGCTTCCGAGGAG ATTGATGGTGAACTTGCCAGATGCCCAGAACAGAGAAAAAATACTGAGAGTTGTATTGGCCAAAGAAGATTTGGAAACTGACGTTGATTTGGAGGCAGTTGCAAATATGACAGATGGGTATTCCGGAAGTGACTTAAAG AATCTGTGTGTTGCTGCAGCTCACCTCCCCATTAGGGAAATTTTAGAGAAGGAGAAAAAG GAGAGAAGTTTAGCTTTGGCGGAGAACAGACCTGTACCGGAGTTGTACTGCAGCACCGACATTCGTCCTTTGAAGATGGAGGACTTCAAACATGCGCATGAGCAG gtgtatgcaagtgtgtcttCGGAGTCGACAAACATGAGTGAGCTCCTCCAATGGAATGACCTATACGGCGAAGGCAGATCAAGAAAGAAGACGTCTCTCAGCTATTTTATATAG